Proteins from a single region of Oncorhynchus nerka isolate Pitt River linkage group LG18, Oner_Uvic_2.0, whole genome shotgun sequence:
- the gchfr gene encoding GTP cyclohydrolase 1 feedback regulatory protein — protein sequence MPYVLVSTQIRLETGPTMVGDVYSDPAIMNYLGARKTTMLGNNFSEYHVDEPPRLVLDKLEKIGFRMVTMTGVGQTLVWCMHKETE from the exons ATGCCCTATGTACTCGTTAGTACTCAGATCCGGCTG GAGACTGGGCCAACCATGGTAGGAGATGTATACTCTGACCCAGCAATAATGAACTACCTGGGAGCCAGGAAAACCACCATGCTGGGGAACAATTT CTCGGAGTACCACGTGGACGAACCTCCGCGGTTGGTGTTGGACAAGTTGGAGAAGATTGGCTTCCGTATGGTGACGATGACAGGCGTGGGACAAACGCTGGTGTGGTGCATGCACAAGGAGACTGAGTGA
- the LOC135561903 gene encoding cdc42 effector protein 3-like yields MPLKMSLCRKPASARWSRTQKRREVLSVNMISLPLADFCHVAHIGNNASRDSFGDLSFLKGGHSLILHSSQSEHNLFLACYPPPKPPRLNLGEAEALKIPEWTRAHLSHSASERRKEYRSLPMLDSEEGEGVIEASVSPSHGVMVSSHSPGRGSLSSGRDGDSTQTCHENTLQLDEVDNSFSFSLDLGPSILDDVLQVMDRLHY; encoded by the coding sequence ATGCCACTGAAGATGTCTCTGTGCCGTAAGCCAGCCTCGGCCCGCTGGTCTAGGACCCAGAAGCGCAGGGAGGTGCTCTCTGTCAACATGATCAGCCTCCCATTGGCCGACTTCTGCCACGTTGCCCACATCGGGAACAATGCCAGCAGGGACAGCTTCGGGGACCTGTCCTTTCTGAAGGGGGGCCACAGCCTGATACTGCACAGCTCTCAGAGCGAACATAACCTCTTCCTGGCCTGCTACCCTCCACCCAAACCCCCACGACTTAACCTGGGTGAGGCTGAGGCCCTAAAGATCCCAGAGTGGACCAGGGCCCACTTGAGCCACAGCGCctcagagaggaggaaggagtaccGATCCTTGCCCAtgctggacagtgaggagggcgAGGGGGTGATCGAGGCCAGTGTTAGCCCCAGCCACGGGGTCATGGTCAGTAGCCACAGTCCTGGCCGGGGCAGTCTGAGCTCTGGCAGGGATGGAGATTCAACTCAGACCTGCCATGAGAACACACTGCAGCTGGATGAGGTGGACAACAGCTTCTCCTTCAGCCTGGACCTGGGCCCCTCCATCCTGGACGATGTGCTGCAGGTCATGGACAGGCTCCACTATTAG